In a genomic window of candidate division WOR-3 bacterium:
- a CDS encoding trypsin-like peptidase domain-containing protein, which yields MKYDPLNIITLLLAFLPLACGATTEKTPSRPAVEQVNTEIDRSRVNAIVIAAQKVSPAVVSVVVTQTRIVSYDPFDIFGFDDFFRDFFPRHTFRQEIKSMGSGVIVDAKGYIITNAHVVSNATKIKVTLPDNRSFDAEIIALDPDRDLALLKISGDNLPVAPLGNSDQLLIGEWAIAIGNPFGFLIEDAQPTVTVGVISALHRDIRSGRGGAVYTDMIQTDAAINPGNSGGPLVNALGEVIGINTFIFSHAGGSEGVGFARPINEVKRFVSEALGETQIEYEKFSTGLGLVVADINPVLRRRFGLAHTKGVVVVGVNENSVAEKIGLLPGDVILVFQGKVVSSARMLQERLNRLQGSIDLIIDRKGEQLRILYQLR from the coding sequence ATGAAATACGACCCTCTTAATATAATTACATTACTGCTGGCGTTTCTGCCCCTCGCCTGTGGCGCCACAACCGAAAAAACTCCATCCCGGCCTGCAGTTGAACAGGTTAATACAGAAATTGACCGGTCCCGGGTAAATGCGATTGTCATCGCTGCTCAGAAGGTCAGCCCGGCGGTGGTCTCAGTCGTAGTGACTCAGACGCGGATTGTATCCTATGACCCGTTTGATATCTTCGGGTTTGACGACTTCTTCCGTGACTTCTTTCCCCGGCACACCTTCCGGCAGGAAATCAAATCCATGGGTTCGGGGGTAATTGTAGATGCCAAGGGTTATATCATTACCAATGCCCATGTTGTCAGCAATGCAACCAAAATCAAGGTAACCCTGCCTGACAACCGGAGCTTTGATGCGGAGATTATCGCTCTTGATCCCGACCGGGATCTGGCACTGCTGAAAATTTCGGGCGATAATCTGCCGGTAGCACCCCTAGGTAATTCCGACCAGCTGCTGATCGGCGAATGGGCAATCGCGATCGGTAACCCGTTCGGCTTCCTGATTGAAGATGCCCAGCCGACCGTCACCGTTGGCGTCATCTCCGCACTGCACCGGGACATCCGTTCCGGCAGAGGCGGTGCCGTCTATACCGATATGATTCAGACCGATGCCGCAATCAACCCCGGAAATTCGGGCGGTCCGCTGGTCAATGCGCTGGGCGAGGTCATCGGTATCAACACCTTCATTTTTTCCCATGCCGGTGGTTCGGAAGGGGTCGGATTCGCCCGGCCCATTAATGAAGTTAAAAGGTTCGTCAGCGAAGCCCTCGGAGAAACTCAGATTGAGTATGAAAAGTTCAGCACCGGACTGGGTCTTGTTGTTGCTGATATCAATCCGGTGCTCCGGCGCCGCTTCGGTCTTGCCCATACGAAGGGAGTAGTGGTCGTTGGCGTCAATGAAAATTCGGTCGCCGAAAAAATCGGCCTGCTGCCGGGCGATGTAATTCTGGTGTTTCAGGGCAAGGTAGTCAGCTCTGCCCGGATGCTCCAGGAACGGCTGAACCGGCTTCAGGGTTCAATTGATCTGATTATTGATCGCAAGGGTGAGCAGTTAAGAATTCTCTACCAGCTGAGATAG
- a CDS encoding acyl-CoA dehydrogenase family protein, with product MDFTFTEEQQLVQKLAREFARNEVQPRIQENDRNQFFDPRIARKMAELGLLGLTIPAVWGGSGGDYISLGLTCEELEYVDTSLRVIISVHIGLVSLTLLAWGDEAQKKRYLIPQAKGEKLAAFGLTEPDAGSDVLGIRATARRDGNCYILNGEKTWISLADIADHFLVFAWTDREKQQRRDHTGITAFILERGMAGLSTSTIHHKLGVRAGNTGSISLSDVRVPEANRLGRENEGFRIAMFAIDQGRYTVAAGAAGLIRACLDVASGYALTRSSFGKPLAEHQLVKDMIADMAVSYQAARLLYLRAGWEKNQGRTATRATSAAKLFACEAAERAASNAVQTLGAYGFSDEYPVERFYRNAKGAQIYEGSREIHKLLQADFALGFREEKPSRVSLPRPEM from the coding sequence ATCGACTTCACCTTCACCGAAGAACAGCAGCTCGTGCAGAAACTCGCCCGGGAGTTTGCCCGCAACGAGGTTCAACCCAGAATTCAGGAAAACGACCGCAACCAGTTCTTTGACCCGCGGATCGCCCGGAAGATGGCGGAGCTGGGTCTGCTTGGCCTGACCATTCCCGCCGTCTGGGGTGGAAGCGGTGGTGACTATATCAGTCTGGGTCTTACCTGTGAGGAGCTGGAGTATGTTGATACCTCACTGCGGGTAATCATTTCGGTCCATATCGGCCTTGTCAGCCTGACCCTGCTGGCATGGGGCGATGAAGCGCAGAAAAAGAGATACCTGATCCCGCAGGCAAAGGGTGAGAAACTTGCCGCCTTCGGTCTGACCGAACCGGATGCCGGCTCCGATGTTCTGGGTATCCGGGCGACCGCACGCCGGGATGGCAACTGCTACATCCTGAACGGCGAGAAAACATGGATTTCACTTGCGGATATCGCCGACCACTTCCTTGTTTTTGCCTGGACTGACCGGGAAAAACAGCAGCGGCGTGACCACACCGGCATCACCGCCTTTATCCTCGAACGGGGCATGGCCGGACTGTCCACTTCAACCATCCATCACAAACTCGGCGTCCGGGCGGGCAATACCGGCTCCATTTCCCTGAGCGATGTCCGGGTCCCGGAAGCCAACCGTCTCGGTCGGGAGAACGAGGGTTTCAGGATCGCCATGTTTGCAATTGACCAGGGCCGCTACACCGTTGCTGCCGGAGCCGCCGGTCTGATCCGTGCCTGCCTTGATGTGGCTTCCGGCTACGCCCTTACCCGCAGCAGCTTCGGGAAACCGCTCGCAGAACATCAGCTTGTCAAGGATATGATCGCTGACATGGCAGTCAGCTATCAGGCTGCAAGACTGCTCTATCTCCGCGCCGGCTGGGAGAAAAATCAGGGCCGGACCGCCACCCGCGCCACCTCAGCGGCAAAACTTTTTGCCTGTGAGGCGGCCGAACGGGCAGCAAGTAATGCGGTTCAAACCCTCGGTGCCTACGGCTTTTCCGACGAATATCCGGTAGAACGCTTCTACCGGAATGCCAAGGGTGCCCAGATTTATGAGGGGAGCAGGGAGATTCACAAACTGCTGCAGGCGGACTTTGCCCTAGGTTTCCGGGAGGAAAAACCGTCTCGGGTCAGCCTGCCCCGACCCGAGATGTAG
- a CDS encoding T9SS type A sorting domain-containing protein: MRNPGLNSVIPSCLLLSVLLIIFIPQSGRAQVEVWTARYDGGADDWDEATSMVLTPDGNIVVTGFSVGSDHSRDIATVKFSGTDGEIIWSQRWARNTGSRDEGWKVCSDTAGNIFVAGWTRTTGADTDFVVIKYSADGEEQWVYVYDSAGGPDRATGVVADEAGGCYAAGYSSNGTNRDYVIFHFRPDGSRDWFVRYNGPANGNDLANAVARDKAGNIYVTGFSWGGSAARLDYLTMKISPAGETLWTRRYDGTAVDSLIKNDFGFALAVDDSDYVYVTGRAGESGSWYDGTTIKYTPSGQVVWINRFDWGENALDGTGEIRIGPDRSVYCAGYTETNIGWFDMVIYKLAPDGQLEWQRSYDYVADDDSVTGLWVDRFGNAYLTGYSYGGDGCMDWVTMKYNPNGALIWMARHSTFDEDDQSYDIAVNGLGDVLVAGYDYLEGSEDYAVVKYSAPDVGAAMIIQPVDTFRLDAVVTPRVRVKNFSALSFTFPVRIEIGNFYFDIQQVPALAPYDSADVTFAPWLVRDLGEHAVVCYSMLNGDKEPGNDTVLGRVITVSAWERLEDMPAGARGKGVKDGGALSFAQDSLVFGFKGNNTTEFYAYNTRSGRWVIKESIPAVGRSGSRKRVKGGACLAADTAGSLFALKGSNTLEFWRYSIADNRWTQLPDFPTGGTTKRVKNGAGMVYVPQLHRIYALRGANTNDFYCYVIARDSWMGRRSVPPGERNRRMKDGSAIAFDGDSLIYALKGGTYEFYAYNISRDTWIQLPYIPDSRIHTKRTKMKKGAAMAYDYQFQRVYATKGGKSTEFWFFDAIGDSWSETRDTFPRGPDNKAPSNGGALTYGAGKVYALKGNKTREFWRYNANFPLNPPLPSVQAEVSSLLPRLRMTVMPNPVRSHGLIRYTLPQSGAVRMAVYDIAGRAVRMVKRDYLPAGEQTERLETAGLSAGVYLVRIEVLDGSGRYGATQKVLITR, translated from the coding sequence ATGAGAAATCCGGGTTTGAACTCTGTAATACCCAGTTGCCTACTTTTATCAGTTCTCCTGATAATTTTTATCCCTCAATCTGGAAGGGCGCAGGTTGAGGTCTGGACCGCCCGCTATGATGGCGGGGCAGATGACTGGGATGAGGCGACTTCAATGGTGCTGACTCCGGACGGGAATATTGTGGTTACCGGTTTCAGTGTCGGCAGTGACCACAGCCGGGACATCGCTACCGTCAAGTTTTCCGGAACGGATGGGGAGATTATCTGGAGCCAGCGCTGGGCAAGGAACACCGGATCAAGGGATGAAGGCTGGAAGGTTTGTAGTGATACCGCAGGCAACATTTTTGTTGCCGGCTGGACAAGAACGACCGGGGCCGACACCGATTTTGTCGTGATCAAGTATTCGGCTGATGGTGAGGAGCAGTGGGTCTATGTCTATGATTCTGCCGGCGGTCCGGACCGGGCAACCGGCGTGGTGGCAGATGAGGCGGGCGGATGTTATGCTGCCGGTTATTCCTCCAATGGCACCAACCGTGATTATGTGATTTTTCATTTCCGGCCGGATGGCAGCCGGGACTGGTTCGTGCGGTATAACGGACCGGCGAATGGTAATGATCTGGCAAATGCAGTTGCCCGGGATAAAGCGGGGAATATCTATGTCACCGGTTTCTCCTGGGGTGGTTCTGCTGCCCGGCTGGATTATCTGACGATGAAGATCAGTCCGGCAGGCGAAACACTCTGGACCCGGCGTTATGATGGCACCGCAGTTGACAGTCTGATCAAGAATGATTTCGGATTTGCCCTTGCGGTTGATGATTCAGACTATGTGTATGTTACCGGCAGAGCAGGGGAAAGCGGAAGCTGGTATGATGGCACGACAATCAAGTACACCCCATCAGGCCAGGTGGTCTGGATTAACCGGTTTGACTGGGGTGAAAATGCGCTTGACGGCACGGGTGAGATCAGAATCGGACCGGACCGGAGTGTCTACTGTGCGGGTTATACCGAGACCAATATCGGCTGGTTTGACATGGTAATTTACAAACTGGCGCCGGACGGGCAGCTGGAATGGCAGCGCAGTTATGATTATGTTGCCGATGATGACAGTGTGACCGGGTTGTGGGTAGACCGTTTTGGTAACGCCTATCTTACCGGTTATTCCTATGGCGGGGACGGCTGTATGGACTGGGTGACAATGAAATACAATCCGAACGGTGCCCTGATCTGGATGGCACGGCACAGTACCTTTGACGAGGATGATCAAAGTTATGATATTGCGGTGAATGGACTGGGTGATGTGCTGGTCGCCGGGTATGACTATCTGGAGGGGAGCGAGGATTATGCGGTGGTCAAGTATTCCGCACCGGATGTCGGTGCTGCGATGATCATTCAGCCGGTTGATACCTTCCGGCTGGATGCAGTTGTCACTCCTAGGGTGCGGGTGAAGAACTTCAGCGCGCTCAGCTTCACATTTCCGGTGCGGATTGAGATCGGCAATTTCTATTTTGACATCCAGCAGGTGCCGGCACTGGCACCATATGATTCCGCGGATGTTACTTTTGCTCCTTGGTTAGTACGTGATCTCGGAGAGCATGCGGTGGTGTGCTATTCAATGCTTAACGGCGACAAGGAACCCGGTAATGATACGGTCCTGGGTAGGGTGATTACCGTTTCCGCATGGGAGCGGCTTGAGGACATGCCGGCTGGTGCTCGCGGGAAGGGGGTAAAGGATGGTGGTGCGCTGTCATTTGCCCAGGATAGTCTGGTTTTCGGATTCAAGGGCAATAATACCACCGAATTTTATGCTTATAATACCCGATCCGGGCGCTGGGTGATCAAAGAGAGTATCCCCGCGGTCGGCAGGAGCGGAAGCCGGAAACGGGTCAAGGGTGGCGCCTGTCTTGCGGCTGATACCGCAGGAAGTCTGTTTGCTCTCAAAGGCAGTAATACTTTGGAGTTCTGGCGGTATTCAATTGCTGATAACCGCTGGACCCAGCTGCCCGATTTTCCGACCGGTGGCACGACCAAGCGGGTGAAGAATGGTGCCGGGATGGTTTATGTGCCACAGCTGCACCGGATTTATGCCCTGCGTGGCGCCAATACCAACGATTTCTACTGCTATGTAATTGCCCGAGATTCCTGGATGGGGAGAAGGAGCGTTCCTCCTGGAGAGCGCAACCGGCGGATGAAGGATGGAAGTGCGATTGCCTTTGACGGCGATTCACTGATCTATGCGCTCAAGGGTGGTACCTATGAGTTCTATGCCTACAACATCAGCCGGGATACCTGGATTCAGCTGCCCTATATTCCGGACAGCAGGATTCATACCAAGCGCACCAAGATGAAGAAGGGGGCGGCAATGGCTTATGATTACCAGTTCCAGCGGGTATATGCAACCAAGGGTGGCAAGTCAACCGAGTTCTGGTTCTTTGATGCAATCGGGGACAGCTGGAGTGAGACCCGGGATACCTTTCCCAGGGGCCCGGACAACAAGGCACCCTCCAATGGCGGTGCGCTGACCTATGGTGCCGGCAAGGTTTACGCCCTGAAGGGTAACAAGACCCGGGAGTTCTGGCGGTATAATGCCAATTTTCCACTCAATCCGCCCCTGCCGAGTGTGCAGGCAGAGGTATCAAGCCTGTTACCGCGACTGCGGATGACAGTTATGCCCAATCCGGTCCGGAGTCACGGTCTAATCCGTTACACTCTTCCCCAGTCGGGCGCAGTGCGGATGGCGGTCTATGACATCGCCGGCAGGGCGGTCCGGATGGTGAAACGGGATTATTTGCCGGCTGGCGAGCAGACGGAGCGGTTGGAAACTGCCGGGCTGAGTGCCGGAGTGTATCTGGTTCGGATTGAGGTTCTGGACGGTTCGGGCAGATACGGCGCAACGCAGAAGGTTCTTATTACCCGCTAA
- a CDS encoding DUF362 domain-containing protein: protein MPASVLIRKIGDLQATVIEALDFLNYDFSGKRIWVKPNLLAPHPPEAGVTTNPELVHGIISELKRRNAKRIIVGDNPAGARRNRIEDYLKPTGMIEASQGCFQNVSINPVQLPLSSRYTPEIPVSSLIHEVDIILNLPVFKTHALTLLTGAVKNIFGIIPGGHKAYLHTLAASAEQFAELLVDIYQTVPVKMLHIMDGIRVMDGINGPSGGRVRKMDLLLASENGIALDAVMAMLAGAQPDSIPTVRIAASRRLGPAARTAIQIHGDFAPIPGFRLPGAGFASLITRLSRPVYRLIIPRVPVLNHNRCIRCAECARNCPVEAIRMSPLPEIDRRKCIRCFCCSEICPVKAMTIAGHLHSFWLRMRK from the coding sequence ATGCCCGCCTCGGTACTCATCCGGAAAATTGGCGACCTGCAAGCAACGGTCATTGAGGCGCTTGACTTTCTTAATTATGACTTCTCCGGCAAACGGATCTGGGTCAAACCCAACCTGCTCGCACCCCACCCCCCCGAAGCCGGGGTTACCACCAATCCGGAGCTGGTTCATGGGATCATCTCCGAGCTCAAACGGCGCAACGCCAAAAGGATAATCGTCGGTGACAATCCGGCCGGCGCCCGCCGGAACCGGATTGAAGACTATCTGAAGCCGACTGGTATGATTGAAGCCAGTCAGGGCTGTTTTCAGAATGTCTCAATCAACCCGGTGCAACTGCCGCTTTCATCCCGCTATACCCCAGAAATTCCGGTCTCCAGCCTGATTCACGAAGTTGATATCATCCTCAATCTGCCGGTATTCAAAACCCATGCCCTGACCCTGCTCACCGGTGCGGTCAAAAACATCTTCGGCATCATTCCCGGCGGGCACAAGGCGTATCTCCACACCTTGGCTGCCAGTGCCGAACAGTTTGCCGAACTGCTCGTGGACATCTATCAGACGGTGCCGGTAAAAATGCTCCATATCATGGATGGTATCCGGGTCATGGACGGAATCAACGGACCGAGTGGCGGCAGGGTGCGGAAGATGGATCTGCTGCTCGCCAGTGAAAACGGTATTGCCCTGGATGCGGTCATGGCGATGCTTGCCGGTGCCCAGCCGGACTCCATCCCGACCGTGCGCATCGCTGCCAGTCGCAGGCTCGGACCGGCAGCCCGGACTGCAATTCAGATCCACGGTGACTTTGCACCCATTCCCGGGTTCCGCCTGCCCGGTGCCGGATTCGCCAGTCTGATCACCCGCCTATCCCGGCCGGTGTACCGGCTGATTATCCCCCGCGTGCCGGTCCTGAACCACAACCGCTGCATCCGTTGTGCTGAATGTGCCCGGAACTGTCCGGTAGAGGCGATCAGAATGAGTCCCTTGCCCGAAATCGACCGTCGCAAATGCATCCGCTGCTTCTGCTGCTCAGAAATCTGCCCGGTAAAGGCAATGACGATCGCCGGCCACCTACACAGTTTCTGGCTGAGAATGAGAAAATAA
- the purB gene encoding adenylosuccinate lyase: MTSRYLTPEMAQLWSEEAKFQTWLLVEKAVAKVEGELGIIPKPAAEKIQQATFKISEIERFEKETNHDVIAFTRSVAKSAGEAGKYVHYGLTSYDVVDTALAIRCVQALDIIHTALLELQKTTADLARRYHWTPMIGRTHGVHAEPITFGLKCLSWLAEINRGIERIKLARMEIGYGKISGTVGAYTQLSPDVEKRVLKLLNLKVESVSTQVIPRDRHAFLLSMLALIAAGLERIATEIRNLQRTEIGEVSEPFGKSQAGSSAMPHKKNPIICERVCSLARVIRSYALASYENIPLWHERDLTNSAAERIIIPEAFTLLHYCLRQMNRVLAGLVVRPDQMEKNLKISGETFFSQALLLALVNKGMNRTRAYRLVQKLSFEAISSGTTLSQLARNDRTVQHHLSPSELEAVFQLRNLVRHVDAVYRRVLGRK, translated from the coding sequence ATGACCTCCCGCTACCTGACACCGGAAATGGCTCAGCTCTGGTCTGAAGAGGCAAAGTTTCAGACCTGGCTGCTCGTGGAGAAAGCAGTGGCAAAGGTCGAGGGTGAACTGGGTATTATCCCGAAGCCGGCAGCAGAAAAAATCCAGCAGGCAACTTTTAAAATCAGTGAGATTGAACGTTTTGAAAAGGAAACCAACCACGATGTGATCGCCTTCACCCGCAGCGTGGCAAAAAGTGCCGGCGAGGCAGGCAAGTATGTCCATTACGGACTTACCTCTTACGATGTGGTTGACACCGCCCTGGCGATTCGCTGCGTTCAGGCGCTGGATATAATCCACACAGCACTACTCGAGCTCCAGAAGACCACCGCCGATCTTGCCCGCCGCTACCACTGGACCCCGATGATCGGCAGAACCCACGGCGTCCATGCAGAACCGATTACCTTCGGGTTGAAATGCCTGTCCTGGCTGGCGGAAATCAATCGGGGTATTGAACGGATCAAACTCGCCCGGATGGAAATCGGCTACGGCAAGATCTCCGGCACCGTCGGCGCCTATACCCAGCTCAGCCCGGATGTGGAAAAAAGGGTTTTGAAACTGCTTAATCTGAAGGTCGAGTCGGTGTCCACCCAGGTGATCCCGCGCGACCGGCATGCCTTTCTCCTCTCGATGCTGGCACTGATCGCTGCCGGGCTAGAAAGGATCGCTACTGAGATCCGCAACCTTCAGCGGACCGAAATCGGGGAGGTAAGTGAACCGTTTGGCAAATCTCAGGCGGGATCTTCAGCAATGCCCCATAAGAAAAATCCGATCATCTGCGAAAGAGTTTGTTCCCTTGCCCGGGTAATCCGTTCCTACGCCTTAGCCAGCTACGAGAACATCCCCCTCTGGCACGAGCGGGATCTGACCAACTCTGCCGCCGAGCGGATTATCATTCCCGAGGCCTTTACCCTCCTCCACTACTGTCTCCGGCAGATGAACCGGGTCCTCGCCGGACTGGTGGTCAGACCTGACCAGATGGAGAAAAACCTGAAAATCTCCGGTGAGACCTTCTTCTCGCAGGCACTGCTGCTGGCACTGGTAAACAAGGGTATGAACCGCACCCGTGCCTACAGACTGGTGCAGAAACTGTCATTCGAAGCAATCAGCTCGGGCACAACCCTGAGCCAGCTCGCCAGAAATGACCGCACCGTGCAGCACCATCTCAGTCCGTCTGAGTTGGAGGCAGTGTTCCAACTGCGGAATCTGGTCCGGCATGTGGATGCGGTCTACCGCCGGGTACTGGGCAGAAAGTGA
- the uvrB gene encoding excinuclease ABC subunit UvrB: MQERFRLRAPFQPAGDQPEAIERLVEFIQSGAKYSTLLGVTGSGKTFVMASVIARLNRPTIVISHNKTLAAQLYGEFRQFFPDNAVEYFISYYDYYQPEAYVPEHDLYIEKDASINEEIERLRLRATSSLIERRDVIVVASVSCIYNLGEPWEFRESLFPIELNRELDREQLLEQLVKLQYTRNDFEPKRSTFRVRGEVVEVHPSHRDYGVRIEFQEDRIARLSIFDIVSGELIERRERVVIYPARHFITGKERIERAIRSIEAELRQRVAELEAQGKFLEAQRLRTRTRFDLEMIQEFGYCPGIENYSRHLLGKAPGERPYCLLDYFPADYLMFIDESHQTVPQIQGMYNGDRSRKQVLVDYGFRLPSCLDNRPLRFDEFETLINQVVFTSATPGDYELERSQGQVAELIVRPTGLVDPKMTIRSTANQVDDLLNEIRQRVERQERVLVTTLTKRMAEDLAEYLTELGIRVRYLHSEIEPLERVEILRGLRLGEFDVLVGINLLREGLDLPEVSLVAVLDADKEGFLRDARSLIQTAGRAARNVRGEVILYADNITRSIRNALAETERRRQKQIEYNRRHGIIPRSIEKTTEQVLGTTAVADARDAEEAENNWQVAEDGGRMELLLRLEKEMQQAAQNLEFERAAKLRDRIRELRQQIDDEEWRKSRRKRLKNR; encoded by the coding sequence ATGCAGGAGCGGTTCCGGTTGAGAGCGCCTTTCCAGCCCGCCGGTGACCAGCCGGAGGCGATTGAGCGGCTGGTTGAATTTATTCAGTCGGGAGCGAAATATTCCACCCTGCTGGGGGTCACCGGATCGGGCAAGACCTTTGTCATGGCATCAGTAATCGCCCGGCTTAACCGGCCGACGATTGTCATCTCCCATAACAAGACACTGGCAGCTCAGCTGTATGGCGAGTTCAGACAGTTCTTTCCGGATAATGCGGTGGAGTACTTCATCTCCTATTATGACTATTACCAGCCTGAGGCCTATGTGCCGGAACATGACCTTTACATTGAAAAGGACGCCTCTATTAACGAGGAGATTGAGCGGCTCCGCTTACGTGCCACCTCCAGCCTGATTGAGCGCCGGGATGTGATCGTGGTCGCCTCAGTTTCCTGTATCTATAACCTCGGCGAACCCTGGGAGTTCCGAGAGTCGCTTTTTCCGATTGAACTGAATCGGGAGCTGGACCGGGAACAGTTACTGGAACAGCTGGTAAAACTGCAATATACCAGAAACGATTTTGAGCCCAAGCGGTCAACCTTCCGGGTCCGGGGTGAGGTAGTGGAGGTTCACCCTTCGCACCGGGATTACGGGGTGCGGATTGAGTTCCAGGAGGACCGGATTGCCCGGCTGAGTATCTTTGACATTGTATCCGGCGAACTGATTGAGCGCCGGGAGCGGGTGGTAATCTATCCGGCACGCCATTTCATTACCGGTAAGGAGCGGATTGAGCGGGCAATCAGATCAATTGAGGCCGAACTCCGGCAACGGGTGGCGGAGCTGGAGGCACAGGGAAAATTCCTAGAGGCGCAGCGGCTCAGAACCAGAACCAGATTTGATCTCGAGATGATTCAGGAGTTCGGCTACTGTCCCGGAATTGAGAATTACTCCCGGCATCTTCTGGGCAAGGCGCCGGGCGAGCGGCCTTACTGCCTTCTGGACTATTTTCCGGCTGACTACCTGATGTTCATTGATGAGTCCCATCAGACCGTTCCCCAGATCCAGGGGATGTATAATGGTGACCGGTCAAGAAAGCAGGTGCTGGTCGATTACGGATTCCGACTGCCCTCCTGTCTGGACAACCGGCCGCTGCGTTTTGACGAGTTTGAGACTCTGATCAATCAGGTGGTCTTTACTTCGGCGACACCGGGAGATTATGAGCTGGAGCGGAGTCAGGGCCAGGTTGCCGAGCTGATTGTCCGGCCCACCGGACTGGTGGATCCGAAGATGACCATCCGGTCGACCGCCAATCAGGTGGATGATCTGCTGAATGAAATCCGGCAGCGGGTGGAGCGCCAGGAGCGGGTGCTGGTGACGACACTAACCAAGCGTATGGCCGAGGACCTAGCGGAGTATCTGACTGAGCTGGGCATCCGGGTAAGGTATCTCCATTCCGAGATTGAGCCGCTGGAGCGGGTGGAGATTCTGCGTGGACTGCGGCTCGGCGAATTTGATGTGCTGGTCGGGATTAACCTTTTGCGTGAAGGGCTTGATCTGCCGGAGGTGTCCTTAGTGGCGGTGCTGGATGCAGACAAGGAGGGGTTTCTGCGTGATGCCCGTTCCTTGATTCAGACCGCGGGCCGGGCGGCAAGAAATGTCCGGGGCGAGGTAATTCTATATGCCGATAACATCACCCGTTCCATCCGGAATGCCCTTGCTGAGACCGAGCGGCGGCGGCAGAAGCAGATTGAGTATAACCGCCGGCACGGCATCATTCCCCGCTCAATTGAAAAGACGACGGAACAGGTGCTGGGTACAACCGCGGTTGCCGATGCCCGGGATGCAGAAGAGGCGGAAAATAACTGGCAGGTCGCTGAAGATGGAGGCCGAATGGAACTGCTGCTCCGGCTGGAAAAGGAGATGCAGCAGGCGGCTCAGAATCTGGAGTTTGAGCGGGCAGCAAAGCTGCGGGACAGAATCCGTGAGCTCCGGCAGCAGATTGATGATGAAGAGTGGCGAAAAAGCCGGCGCAAACGGCTGAAAAACCGGTGA